In Leptodesmis sichuanensis A121, the following are encoded in one genomic region:
- a CDS encoding AAA family ATPase produces the protein MSFSEEFELLLRARYPLIYIPTQEEERVEGAIAQSGKQQGNRAIYTWDFVDGYHGNPNDEGFGKRNPLQALEFIEKLPAGAPAIFVLRDFHRFLEDVSVARKLRNLARSLKSQPKNIVIVSPQIAIPEDLSEVLTVVEFPLPQGSEIQAEIERLLNTTNQSMEVRALDELVRSCQGLSIERIRRVLARAIATHGELRPEDVDLILEEKRQTIRQTQILDFYPTETNISDIGGLDNLKDWLLRRGGAFSERARQYGLPHPRGLLLVGIQGTGKSLTAKAIAHHWHLPLLRLDVGRLFAGLVGESESRTRQMIQLAEALAPCVLWIDEIDKAFSGMDSRGDAGTSNRVFGTFITWLAEKTTPVFVVATANNIQSLPPEMLRKGRFDEIFFVGLPTQDERKAIFAVHLERLRPHTLKSYDIDRLAYETPDFSGAEIEQTLVEAMHIGFSQNRDFTTDDILEAASQVIPLARTAQEQIKFLQDWAASGKARLASKHSPLSTRIQQQIQQSD, from the coding sequence ATGAGCTTCAGTGAAGAGTTTGAGTTACTGCTGCGGGCACGGTATCCGCTGATTTATATTCCCACTCAAGAAGAAGAACGGGTCGAAGGGGCGATCGCCCAGTCCGGCAAACAGCAGGGGAATCGGGCGATTTATACCTGGGATTTTGTCGATGGCTATCACGGCAACCCCAATGATGAAGGCTTTGGCAAACGAAATCCGTTGCAGGCTCTGGAATTTATTGAGAAATTGCCTGCTGGTGCTCCAGCTATTTTTGTGTTGCGGGATTTTCATCGCTTTTTGGAAGATGTCTCTGTTGCCCGGAAACTACGCAACCTGGCCCGATCGCTGAAATCCCAACCCAAGAATATTGTGATCGTATCGCCCCAGATTGCCATTCCCGAAGACCTGAGCGAAGTGCTGACCGTCGTGGAATTTCCGCTACCGCAAGGAAGTGAAATCCAGGCCGAGATTGAACGGCTCCTGAACACTACCAATCAGTCGATGGAAGTCCGTGCGCTGGATGAATTGGTGCGTTCCTGCCAGGGGCTGTCTATTGAACGCATCCGACGGGTGTTAGCACGGGCGATCGCCACTCATGGAGAACTGCGGCCTGAAGATGTGGATCTGATTCTAGAAGAAAAACGGCAGACGATCCGGCAAACTCAGATTCTGGATTTTTATCCCACCGAAACTAACATTTCTGATATTGGCGGATTAGATAATTTGAAAGATTGGCTACTGCGTCGAGGCGGAGCTTTTTCTGAGCGGGCGCGGCAGTACGGCTTGCCCCATCCGCGTGGACTCTTACTGGTAGGGATTCAGGGAACTGGAAAATCTCTGACGGCGAAAGCGATCGCGCACCACTGGCATTTACCCTTGCTGCGCTTAGATGTGGGTCGTTTGTTTGCCGGATTGGTTGGGGAATCGGAATCCCGCACCCGGCAAATGATTCAACTGGCTGAAGCACTCGCCCCCTGTGTGCTGTGGATTGATGAAATCGACAAGGCTTTTTCTGGAATGGATAGCCGAGGAGATGCCGGAACCAGCAATCGGGTATTTGGCACCTTCATTACCTGGCTGGCCGAGAAGACGACTCCGGTATTTGTGGTCGCCACGGCCAACAATATTCAATCCCTGCCTCCCGAAATGCTGCGGAAGGGCCGCTTTGATGAAATCTTCTTTGTCGGCTTGCCAACTCAGGACGAACGTAAAGCGATTTTCGCTGTCCATCTGGAACGACTGCGGCCCCACACGTTAAAATCCTATGACATCGATCGTCTGGCCTACGAAACACCAGATTTTTCAGGGGCCGAAATTGAGCAAACCCTGGTCGAAGCAATGCATATTGGATTCAGCCAAAATCGAGACTTCACCACGGATGACATTTTGGAAGCAGCCAGTCAGGTGATTCCGCTTGCCCGTACCGCTCAGGAGCAAATCAAATTTCTTCAGGATTGGGCGGCTTCCGGTAAGGCTCGTCTGGCTTCCAAGCACAGTCCCCTCAGTACGCGGATTCAGCAGCAAATTCAGCAAT
- a CDS encoding YceD family protein: protein MAIEPIHIPRLTRAPEQTEVVQIDEPIPGLETLTPVQGWVRVKHQGNYLEVDAKAETIITLTCDRCLQQYNYKLSISPSELIWLDEAADDLAPIVLDREIDSEDLVESLSPTGYFDPGEWLYEQLCLEIPQRKLCDAECPGIPLPESEQSSKSGGDRRWAGLESLKDQLFSQN, encoded by the coding sequence ATGGCTATCGAACCAATTCATATTCCTCGTCTGACGCGAGCACCAGAGCAAACCGAAGTCGTTCAAATTGATGAACCCATTCCGGGGTTGGAGACTCTCACTCCGGTTCAGGGTTGGGTGCGGGTAAAGCACCAGGGCAATTACCTGGAAGTCGATGCCAAAGCGGAAACAATTATTACCCTCACCTGCGATCGCTGTTTGCAGCAATATAATTACAAACTGTCCATCTCCCCTTCTGAACTGATCTGGCTGGATGAAGCCGCGGACGATCTGGCCCCCATTGTGCTGGATCGAGAAATTGACTCCGAAGATCTGGTGGAAAGCCTTTCTCCGACAGGCTACTTTGATCCGGGTGAATGGTTGTACGAGCAACTGTGTCTAGAAATTCCCCAACGCAAACTCTGTGATGCCGAGTGTCCCGGAATTCCTCTCCCAGAATCAGAACAATCCTCTAAGTCTGGGGGCGATCGGCGCTGGGCTGGCCTGGAGTCCTTAAAGGATCAACTGTTTAGTCAGAATTGA
- a CDS encoding Jag family protein, with amino-acid sequence MNREQRGQQWLQQLLDLAGVSTQVKTQASPTSWEESCWLVIDDSTLTPEQIQQLTGPNGSVLDSIQYLANTTLNLGVSAEEQGAYTVDLAGYRERRHAELQAIAQEAAEQARETHREIELKSLSAAERRQVHTILKEYPDLETYSRGQEPDRRLVVRLLRGEEAEEA; translated from the coding sequence ATGAATCGAGAGCAACGAGGTCAGCAGTGGTTACAGCAGTTACTGGATTTGGCAGGAGTTTCTACTCAGGTGAAGACTCAGGCCAGTCCCACTTCATGGGAGGAAAGTTGCTGGCTTGTCATTGATGACTCGACCCTGACTCCAGAACAGATTCAGCAGTTAACAGGCCCCAACGGCTCTGTGTTGGACTCCATTCAATACCTGGCCAATACCACCCTCAATTTGGGAGTTTCGGCAGAAGAACAGGGGGCCTACACGGTTGACCTGGCAGGATATCGAGAGCGTCGTCATGCAGAACTGCAGGCGATCGCGCAGGAGGCAGCGGAACAAGCGCGAGAAACTCATCGGGAAATTGAACTCAAGTCCTTATCCGCCGCAGAACGGCGACAAGTGCATACCATATTAAAAGAATATCCAGACCTGGAAACCTACAGCCGTGGACAAGAACCCGATCGTCGTCTGGTAGTGCGGCTGCTACGGGGGGAAGAAGCGGAAGAAGCATAA
- the yidC gene encoding membrane protein insertase YidC, giving the protein MDFGIGFLSNNVMLPILDFFYGIVPSYGLAIVALTLVIRFALYPLSAGSIRNMRRMKVVQPVMQKRQQEIRERYKNDPAKQQEEMAKVMQELGNPLAGCFPLLLQMPVLFALFATLRGSPFSDVPYNINFQILPKEQIEQIQPQAYISSPQNIFIADSVHAPITAVAPGGTKLAVGETTKVEFQTTDGKSLQTLLAEHPEEADKLVPRFEVVKGAEQVKINDDGTIQALQPGDVTIKAVVPGLAADKGFLFIDKLGRVGAIDPDGTLHWDIIGMIIFFGISIYVNQLLSGQGSSGNPNQDTVNKITPVIFSGMFLFFPLPAGVLMYMSIANIFQTLQTFILSREPLPEEVMKLVEAEEKAAARKDGSDALPFEPGKAKKEPVAAKKDTPVPVKKDAEPAKKEPAQAKKDSTIVTKKEPTSTQKTQSTPAQKESTQVKKDSTPTKKESTQAKKPATPPKKNPDQAKKKPQS; this is encoded by the coding sequence ATGGACTTTGGTATTGGGTTTCTTTCCAACAATGTAATGCTGCCAATCCTGGATTTTTTCTACGGGATTGTGCCGAGCTATGGTCTGGCGATCGTGGCACTAACGCTGGTCATTCGCTTTGCGCTCTATCCTCTGAGTGCTGGCTCTATCCGGAATATGCGACGCATGAAGGTAGTGCAGCCTGTCATGCAGAAACGGCAGCAGGAAATTCGCGAACGGTATAAGAATGATCCGGCCAAACAGCAAGAAGAAATGGCCAAGGTCATGCAGGAACTGGGAAATCCCCTGGCAGGTTGCTTTCCTCTGCTGCTACAAATGCCCGTTCTGTTTGCCCTGTTTGCCACCCTGCGGGGATCGCCTTTTTCCGATGTCCCTTACAACATCAATTTCCAGATCCTGCCGAAAGAGCAAATTGAACAGATTCAACCCCAGGCATACATCTCCAGCCCGCAGAACATTTTTATCGCTGATAGTGTTCATGCCCCGATTACGGCAGTCGCTCCTGGTGGCACGAAGTTAGCTGTAGGCGAAACCACCAAAGTTGAGTTTCAGACTACAGATGGGAAATCACTGCAGACTCTACTGGCAGAACATCCGGAAGAAGCCGACAAGTTAGTTCCCCGCTTTGAAGTGGTGAAGGGAGCCGAGCAAGTCAAAATCAATGACGATGGGACAATTCAGGCACTCCAACCGGGAGATGTGACGATTAAGGCTGTGGTTCCTGGTCTGGCCGCTGATAAAGGCTTCTTGTTCATCGACAAGCTGGGACGAGTGGGTGCGATCGACCCGGATGGCACCCTGCACTGGGACATCATTGGCATGATTATCTTCTTTGGGATCAGCATCTACGTGAACCAGTTGCTGTCAGGGCAGGGGTCTTCTGGCAATCCAAATCAGGACACGGTGAACAAAATTACCCCGGTGATTTTTTCTGGAATGTTCCTGTTCTTCCCCTTACCGGCTGGGGTGTTGATGTATATGTCGATCGCCAACATCTTCCAGACGCTGCAGACCTTCATCCTGTCACGGGAACCTTTACCGGAGGAAGTGATGAAGCTGGTGGAAGCTGAGGAGAAGGCGGCGGCACGAAAAGACGGTTCAGATGCCTTACCGTTTGAACCGGGCAAAGCAAAGAAGGAACCTGTTGCGGCTAAAAAGGATACGCCTGTTCCTGTGAAAAAAGATGCAGAGCCAGCTAAGAAGGAACCAGCACAGGCCAAGAAAGATTCAACGATCGTGACAAAGAAAGAGCCAACTTCAACGCAGAAGACGCAATCCACTCCCGCTCAAAAAGAGTCAACTCAGGTCAAGAAGGACTCGACTCCAACTAAAAAAGAGTCAACTCAGGCGAAGAAACCAGCAACTCCACCGAAAAAGAATCCTGACCAGGCCAAGAAAAAGCCACAGAGCTAG
- a CDS encoding PH domain-containing protein yields the protein MAIKEDVFYDGGPHIGDLIIGILLGFTVICIPLTIGAIVRALWLRYRITNRRISVTGGWMGRDRSDIVYSEIAKVVTVPRGLGSWGDMVITLKDGSRLELRAIPKFREIYSYINEKLSPAAQAKSGGLGSQR from the coding sequence ATGGCTATCAAAGAGGATGTGTTCTATGACGGTGGTCCCCATATTGGCGACCTGATCATTGGAATTTTGTTAGGGTTTACTGTCATCTGCATTCCTTTAACCATTGGTGCGATCGTCCGGGCACTTTGGTTGCGCTACCGGATCACAAACCGCCGCATTTCCGTCACAGGGGGCTGGATGGGACGCGATCGCTCTGATATCGTCTACTCAGAAATTGCTAAAGTGGTCACGGTACCTCGTGGATTGGGAAGCTGGGGCGACATGGTGATCACTTTAAAGGACGGTAGCCGCTTGGAGCTGCGGGCTATTCCTAAATTCCGCGAGATTTACAGCTACATCAACGAAAAGTTGTCACCAGCGGCCCAAGCAAAAAGTGGTGGACTGGGTAGTCAGCGTTAA
- the rnpA gene encoding ribonuclease P protein component — translation MGLPKAHRLKRRQDFSQVYQQGKRFKTAHLTLRVLRRSPSPSDASSSQPLPTRIGFSISLKVDKRAVVRNRIRRRLQAIVRQLLPFMGGSWDLLVVVHPQATQCDYLQFLQELEQLLVDAEVLHGYQRGCVL, via the coding sequence GTGGGACTACCAAAGGCTCATCGGCTTAAACGTCGGCAAGACTTTAGTCAGGTCTATCAGCAAGGGAAACGGTTTAAAACTGCTCATCTGACGTTACGAGTGCTGCGGCGATCGCCCTCCCCATCCGATGCATCCAGTTCTCAACCGTTACCAACCCGCATTGGGTTCTCGATCAGTCTGAAAGTAGATAAACGGGCAGTGGTTCGCAATCGCATTCGACGACGGCTCCAGGCAATTGTGCGGCAACTATTGCCCTTCATGGGTGGAAGCTGGGATTTACTGGTTGTTGTTCATCCTCAGGCCACTCAGTGCGATTACTTACAATTTCTGCAAGAATTAGAGCAGTTGCTAGTAGACGCTGAGGTGCTTCATGGCTATCAAAGAGGATGTGTTCTATGA
- the rpmH gene encoding 50S ribosomal protein L34, giving the protein MTQRTLGGTRRKRKRTSGFRARMRTKNGQRVLKARRRKGRARLAVA; this is encoded by the coding sequence ATGACTCAGCGCACTTTGGGCGGTACTCGCCGTAAACGGAAGAGAACTTCGGGGTTTCGTGCCCGGATGCGAACCAAGAATGGTCAACGGGTGCTTAAAGCTCGGAGAAGAAAAGGACGGGCACGGTTAGCGGTTGCCTAA
- a CDS encoding DUF2808 domain-containing protein: MLSRLPVRRVLSGLAIATCLVGTVPLVSFAQSGLPGLTLFGGVKGEDSLNYRLDFGGKANGWDRYRLRIPASKMKLAVAQFTISYPDYFRGSFDPKEIELIVQGKSVKIEEAKWNKDNNLIEIFPAEPVPANSRVEIQLSNVRNPSTGGMFYFNCQIISPGDVPLLRYLGTWVIQIS, encoded by the coding sequence ATGCTATCGAGATTACCTGTGCGGCGAGTTCTTTCCGGTCTAGCGATCGCAACTTGCTTAGTTGGCACTGTTCCCCTGGTGAGTTTTGCCCAAAGTGGATTACCAGGACTGACACTGTTCGGTGGAGTGAAAGGTGAGGACAGCCTCAATTACCGACTGGATTTTGGCGGCAAAGCAAACGGCTGGGATCGCTATCGGCTGAGAATTCCGGCCAGCAAGATGAAATTGGCTGTAGCCCAGTTCACTATCTCATACCCGGACTACTTCAGAGGTTCCTTCGATCCAAAGGAAATTGAGTTAATCGTGCAGGGAAAGTCCGTCAAGATTGAAGAAGCGAAGTGGAACAAGGACAACAACTTAATCGAGATTTTTCCTGCCGAACCAGTTCCAGCTAATAGCAGAGTGGAAATCCAGCTTAGTAATGTCAGAAACCCCAGCACAGGCGGGATGTTTTACTTCAATTGCCAGATTATATCGCCAGGGGATGTGCCACTCTTACGTTACCTGGGAACCTGGGTGATTCAAATTTCTTAG
- a CDS encoding glycoside hydrolase 100 family protein, with amino-acid sequence MISTSYLVKEAWNLLEKSVVYYRGRAVGTVAAQDPYVEALNYDQCFMRDFVPCALLFLIKGQSEIVRNFLIETLTLQSSDKQMDCFNAGQGLMPASFKVKHQDGEQFLIADFGEHAIGRVTPVDSCLWWLILLRAYVQATGDIDLAHRPEFQQGMMLILKLCLADRFDMYPTMLVPDGAFMIDRRMGVYGHPLEIQALFYAALRSARELLAPGRRGDVFRQIVNQRLSVLNYHIREYYWIDLKRLNDIYRYRGEEFGETAINKFNIYPDSIPDWLTEWIPETGGYLAGNLGPAQMDFRFFTLGNLMAVVSSLASDHESHSIMELIEQRWSDLVGYMPMKICFPAVEDLEWKILTGCDPKNVPWSYHNGGNWPVLLWPLAAAAQKTGRTDLAWRAIEVAERRLSEDEWAEYYDGRNGRLVGKACRKFQTWTIAGYLLAREFLEHPDKLSLLSFDEDPEMLEWLCYFREG; translated from the coding sequence ATGATATCGACGAGTTATCTCGTAAAAGAAGCGTGGAACCTGTTGGAAAAGTCAGTGGTTTATTACCGGGGACGGGCTGTAGGCACTGTAGCGGCCCAAGATCCCTATGTGGAAGCCCTCAATTATGATCAGTGCTTTATGCGGGATTTTGTGCCCTGTGCGTTACTGTTTTTGATCAAGGGGCAGAGTGAGATTGTCCGCAATTTTTTAATTGAAACCCTGACCTTACAGAGTAGCGATAAGCAGATGGACTGCTTCAATGCTGGACAGGGATTGATGCCCGCCAGCTTTAAAGTGAAGCATCAGGATGGCGAACAGTTTTTAATTGCCGATTTTGGGGAGCACGCGATCGGGCGTGTCACTCCAGTCGATTCCTGTCTCTGGTGGCTGATTCTGCTACGGGCTTATGTACAGGCAACAGGAGACATTGATCTGGCCCACCGACCGGAATTTCAGCAGGGCATGATGCTGATTTTGAAACTGTGTCTGGCCGATCGCTTTGATATGTATCCCACCATGCTAGTTCCTGATGGGGCCTTTATGATCGATCGCCGCATGGGAGTGTACGGGCATCCCTTAGAAATTCAAGCCTTGTTCTATGCCGCCTTGCGATCGGCACGGGAATTACTGGCTCCCGGACGACGTGGAGATGTGTTTCGGCAGATTGTCAACCAACGTCTGAGTGTGTTGAATTACCACATCCGGGAGTACTACTGGATTGATTTAAAGCGATTGAATGACATTTATCGCTATCGAGGCGAGGAGTTTGGCGAAACCGCCATCAACAAGTTCAATATTTACCCTGACTCTATTCCCGATTGGTTGACCGAATGGATACCAGAAACAGGAGGCTACCTGGCGGGAAATTTGGGGCCAGCGCAGATGGATTTTCGCTTTTTTACCCTGGGTAATTTGATGGCAGTGGTGTCGTCCCTGGCCAGCGATCACGAATCCCACTCAATTATGGAGTTGATTGAGCAACGCTGGTCGGATCTGGTGGGCTATATGCCGATGAAAATCTGCTTTCCGGCAGTGGAAGATCTGGAATGGAAGATTCTCACAGGCTGTGACCCCAAAAATGTTCCCTGGTCGTATCACAATGGCGGCAACTGGCCCGTCTTGCTCTGGCCCTTAGCAGCGGCGGCCCAAAAAACAGGACGCACCGATCTGGCCTGGAGAGCGATCGAAGTGGCGGAACGTCGCCTCAGTGAAGATGAGTGGGCCGAATACTACGATGGCAGAAATGGTCGCCTGGTGGGAAAAGCCTGCCGTAAATTTCAGACCTGGACGATTGCAGGCTACCTCCTGGCCCGTGAATTCCTGGAGCATCCGGATAAACTTTCCCTCCTCAGCTTTGACGAAGACCCGGAGATGCTGGAATGGCTGTGCTATTTTCGCGAGGGTTGA
- the ggt gene encoding gamma-glutamyltransferase, which translates to MKFLVRLGCFSVTLVCSTVLLPFPSPAQDSPALNQGKQGMVVSAHPLASAAGLQMLKAGGNAVDAAVATTFAISVTEPYSAGIGGGGFLLLRSGQTGAIKALDFRERAPLAATRNMYLDAQGKVRPNLSTDGYLAVGVPGTVAGLYEVHRQYGKLPWKTLVQPAIALADQGFLVSPRMAAAIVRQQTLQQNPAARKIFTRNGNPLQVGETLIQQDLAKTLQAIAQNPQSFYQGWIAQAIAQDMQANGGLITLQDLQRYRPIWREAVCGMFRMARVCSMPPPSSGGVHLLQMLNMIGDTDLKGWGWHSPDALHLLIETMRIAYADRARYLGDPDFVKVPVAALISPAYGQQRRQEINLRQARPSSQVQAADPALIQRLNHSKESGDTSHLSVVDKLGNAVSLTFTVNLSFGAGIVTPGTGIVLNNEMDDFAAAPDVPNAFGLVGGDANAIAPGKTPLSSMTPTIVTEQGQLRLVTGSPGGSTIITTVLQIVLNVLVYGMDGQRAVASPRLHHQWLPDQVMVETFGFDPLTLAELQRRGQRIQERSGWGNANAIVRTPEGILKGAADPRGEGVAYGF; encoded by the coding sequence ATGAAATTCCTCGTCCGGCTGGGTTGCTTCTCCGTTACACTGGTTTGCTCAACCGTCCTTTTACCCTTTCCTTCACCAGCCCAAGACTCACCTGCTTTAAACCAGGGCAAGCAGGGAATGGTGGTGTCGGCTCACCCGCTGGCCAGTGCGGCTGGCCTGCAAATGCTCAAAGCAGGAGGCAATGCTGTGGATGCTGCTGTGGCTACCACCTTTGCCATTTCAGTGACCGAGCCTTACTCAGCGGGAATTGGGGGTGGAGGATTTTTGCTGTTGCGATCGGGCCAGACAGGAGCCATCAAAGCCTTAGATTTTCGCGAACGGGCACCTCTGGCCGCAACTCGCAATATGTACCTGGATGCTCAGGGCAAGGTACGCCCCAACTTAAGTACGGATGGGTATCTGGCTGTGGGAGTACCAGGGACGGTGGCTGGGTTGTATGAAGTGCATCGTCAGTACGGAAAGTTACCCTGGAAAACGCTGGTGCAACCCGCGATCGCGCTGGCTGATCAGGGCTTTCTCGTCAGTCCCCGCATGGCTGCCGCGATCGTCCGTCAACAGACGCTGCAACAAAATCCCGCCGCCCGTAAGATTTTTACCCGGAATGGCAACCCTTTGCAGGTTGGGGAAACGTTGATCCAGCAGGATTTAGCCAAAACCTTGCAAGCGATCGCTCAGAATCCACAAAGTTTTTATCAGGGATGGATTGCTCAGGCGATTGCCCAGGATATGCAGGCCAATGGTGGCTTAATCACTTTGCAGGACTTGCAACGATACCGTCCCATCTGGCGGGAAGCCGTCTGCGGTATGTTTCGCATGGCCCGCGTGTGTTCCATGCCCCCTCCCTCTTCGGGCGGCGTGCATCTGTTGCAAATGCTGAACATGATTGGGGATACGGATTTAAAGGGTTGGGGTTGGCACAGTCCCGATGCTTTACATCTGCTAATTGAAACGATGCGAATTGCCTACGCCGATCGGGCCAGATACCTGGGCGATCCAGACTTCGTAAAAGTTCCGGTAGCTGCCCTGATCAGTCCCGCCTATGGACAGCAGCGCCGCCAGGAAATTAATCTGCGGCAGGCCCGTCCTTCCAGTCAGGTTCAGGCGGCGGATCCGGCTTTAATACAACGACTGAATCACTCCAAGGAATCGGGCGATACCAGTCATCTGAGTGTGGTGGACAAGTTGGGGAATGCCGTCAGCCTCACCTTTACTGTAAACCTCTCCTTTGGGGCAGGAATTGTCACGCCTGGAACGGGAATTGTGTTGAATAACGAAATGGATGATTTTGCAGCGGCTCCGGATGTGCCCAATGCCTTTGGCTTAGTGGGTGGAGATGCCAATGCGATCGCCCCCGGTAAAACACCTCTGTCCAGCATGACCCCCACGATCGTCACAGAACAGGGGCAACTGCGACTGGTTACAGGTTCTCCGGGTGGCAGCACAATTATTACAACTGTTTTGCAAATTGTCTTGAATGTGCTGGTTTACGGCATGGATGGGCAACGGGCAGTAGCGTCTCCTCGACTGCATCATCAATGGTTGCCGGATCAAGTGATGGTTGAAACGTTTGGCTTTGATCCGTTGACCCTGGCAGAGTTGCAGCGGCGAGGGCAGCGAATTCAAGAGCGCTCGGGGTGGGGCAATGCCAATGCGATCGTCCGAACACCGGAGGGGATATTAAAAGGAGCGGCGGATCCACGCGGCGAAGGGGTAGCCTATGGCTTTTAA
- a CDS encoding DUF2079 domain-containing protein, giving the protein MAQGLEHEAQGKTIAVSRPLLWMVVVSTVILLVCSSVRHLLFQSNAWDLGIFDQPLYLLSQGLPPISTIVNVHILGDHAAWIFYPLSLLYRIYPSVYWLFAVQAIALSVGAIPTWHLARQAGLKEGVANAIAAAYLLYPLIFNLNLFDFHPEVIALPLVLNAIWAARADQIGWFTLCIWIALGCRDALSLTIAAMGLWLWVFEKRRVCGAIAGLSGLVWFIIATRIILPHFQPAGILGLSYYAEFGRSIPEIITNLILRPDLVLKRLLTLANLEYLLLLFAPLGWGLSLAHFSPLVAALPQLALNLISDSAVQKNLIHQYSLPILPFLIVMVIASLADQRSWIHKPRHILLWALAGFVALAQIPLFGSRYLSTLDTWSASRTAIAQITTPDPVLAPAALVPHLSHRLLIHAIGTSATIPLNNYTYILLNARHPGKTSNSDVVNQLIQQANRDPDFQLCYHQDDVYLFNRHTRS; this is encoded by the coding sequence ATGGCGCAAGGCTTGGAGCATGAGGCGCAAGGTAAGACAATCGCGGTATCCAGACCCTTACTCTGGATGGTGGTCGTCAGCACGGTAATTTTGTTGGTGTGCAGCAGTGTACGTCATCTGCTGTTTCAGTCGAATGCCTGGGATCTGGGAATTTTTGATCAACCTCTCTATCTCCTTAGTCAAGGGTTGCCACCGATTTCAACGATCGTCAATGTGCATATTTTGGGCGACCATGCGGCCTGGATTTTTTATCCCCTGTCGTTGCTGTATCGGATTTACCCCAGTGTGTACTGGTTATTTGCCGTGCAGGCGATCGCGCTCTCAGTCGGAGCCATCCCCACCTGGCATCTGGCACGACAGGCAGGATTGAAGGAAGGGGTAGCGAATGCGATCGCGGCAGCTTACCTGCTCTACCCCCTGATTTTCAACCTGAACCTGTTTGATTTTCATCCCGAAGTGATCGCCCTGCCCCTGGTATTGAACGCAATTTGGGCCGCACGAGCTGATCAAATTGGTTGGTTTACACTCTGTATCTGGATTGCTCTGGGATGTCGAGATGCCTTATCGCTCACAATTGCCGCCATGGGCTTGTGGTTGTGGGTATTTGAAAAACGGCGAGTGTGTGGCGCGATCGCTGGCTTGTCTGGCCTGGTCTGGTTCATCATTGCCACTCGGATTATCTTGCCTCACTTCCAGCCTGCCGGAATTCTAGGACTGTCCTACTATGCCGAATTTGGCCGCTCGATTCCCGAAATTATCACCAATTTGATCCTGCGACCTGATTTGGTACTCAAGCGATTGCTGACTCTGGCGAATCTGGAATACTTGCTGCTCTTGTTTGCGCCTCTGGGTTGGGGATTGTCTCTAGCTCACTTCTCACCTCTGGTAGCCGCCTTGCCGCAATTGGCATTGAATCTGATTTCTGATAGTGCTGTGCAGAAGAATTTGATCCATCAATATTCCCTGCCGATTCTGCCATTTCTCATCGTGATGGTGATCGCATCTCTGGCCGACCAACGCTCCTGGATTCACAAACCCCGCCATATCCTACTGTGGGCCTTAGCGGGATTTGTGGCACTGGCTCAGATTCCTCTATTTGGCAGCCGCTATCTCAGCACGTTGGATACCTGGTCAGCCAGCCGTACTGCGATCGCCCAAATCACTACTCCAGACCCAGTTCTGGCCCCTGCCGCTCTGGTGCCCCATCTTTCTCACCGACTCCTGATTCACGCGATCGGTACTTCCGCAACCATACCTCTTAACAATTACACCTATATTCTATTGAATGCCCGTCATCCCGGTAAAACCAGTAATTCCGACGTAGTCAACCAGTTAATTCAGCAAGCCAACCGTGATCCTGATTTTCAACTCTGCTATCATCAGGATGATGTGTATTTGTTCAACCGACACACCAGATCCTAG